ATAGTCGAAGAGGCGGATCAGATCCCCGTAATCGAGGCCCGTGTACCAGGTCGCCCCGAAGGTCTTGGGCGAAGCGACGGTGAGGCCGTCGCGGGTCAGCACCTGGCAGGAGAAGTCCTCGGTCTCCTTGACGAAGGTCGAGTAGGCCGTCCGCATCAGCGTCCAGCCCATGCTCTCGGCGGCCGCGGCGCAGTAATTGGCGAGGACCTGAAGGGCGGTCATGTCGAGGTTCATCGCGCGGCCTCCTGAGCAATGCGCAGATTGGTGTACTCGTCGACCCGGACCGCCATGCCCGGCGGCACGACGGTGGTGCAGTCGTCCTGGGTCACCACGGCTGGGCCGGCGAAGCTCTGGCCGGGCTTCAGATCGGCCCGGTGGAAGACGCCGACCGAGCGCATCGCACCGTCGAGCCAGACCTCGGCGTGGCGCAGGGGAGTGGCGACACCCTCGACGAGGGGCTGGCGCAGGAAGCCGGGCTTCGCCGTTCCGCCGCTGATGATGAGGCGCAGAGCCATGATCTGGACCGCGGCGCGGCGGTCGCAATGCCCGTAGACGCGCTGATGCTCGGCGTGGAACGCCTCCGCGATGGCGGCGACGTCGCCGGCCGAGGCCGGACCGGCCGGGATCTTCGTGTCGAGCTCGAAGGACTGCCCCTTGTAGCGCAGCTCCGCCGAGTGGCTCAGGGTGTAGTCGCCCGCATAACCCTGGTCGTCACGCAGCCAGGACACGGCCTGCGCTTCGAGGTCCGCGAACTCCGCGCGGATCGTCCCGCCGAGATCCGGGACGAGGTCGGTGTAGAGCGTCTTGATGAAGTCGCTCTTGATGTCGGCGATCAGGCCGCCGAGGGCCGAGAGAACTCCCGGCGTCGGCGGCACCAGCACGTCGCGCATGTTGAGCTCGCGGGCGAGAAAGCAGGCCATCATCGGCCCCGCGCCGCCGAAGGCGAGGCAGGAGAAGTCGCGCGGGTCGATCCCGAAGCGAGAGACCAGGGCGCTGGTGTCGGTGTACATGCCCGAGACCGCGATCCGGATGATGGCCTCGGCGGTCTCCTCGATCGTGCGCCCGAGCGGCGTGGCCAGGGTGGCGACCGCGGCCCGCGCCTTCTCCCGGTCGATCGTCACGGCCGAGTAGCCGATCTCGGCGAGGCCGACGAGGCCGAGCGCCGCGAAGGCATCCGTGATCGTGGGGCGCGTGCCGCCGCGTCCGTAGCAGGCGGGACCTGGCCGCGAGCCGGCGCTCTCGGGGCCGACCTTGAGCACGCCCTGCGCGTCGATCCAGGCGATCGAGCCGCCACCCTCGCCGATCGATGAAACCGAGACCGACTGGATGTAGATCTGGAAGTCGCCGATCAGCTCACCGATGCCGTATTGCGGCTGGCCGTCGATGATCACGGCGACATCGGCCGAGGTGCCGCCGATGTCGAGGCTCATGCAGTGCTTCACGCCGCAGGTCTCGGCGACGTAGGCGGCGCCAATGACCCCCGAGGCGGTGCCCGAGAGGATCATCTGCACGCATTCGCTCTTGCCCTGCTCGGCGGTCATCACGCCGCCGTTCGACTTGGTCAGCCGCGGCTCGGCGTCGACGCCGGCAGTCTTGAGGGCGGCCTGGAGCGAGCCGAGATAGTGGGCGACCCGCGGCTGCACGTAGGCGCCGATCACCGCCGTGATGGTGCGCTCGTACTCGCGCACAATCGGCCAGGTCTCGCTCGACAGGAAGACCGGGACATCCGGCGCGAGCCGGGCGATCACCGCCTTGGCGGCCTGCTCGTGGACCGGGTTGCGGTAGGCGTGCAGGAACGCGACGACGATGCCCTCGGCGCCCGCCGCGCGGGCCGCGGCGACCGCCTCGCCGACGCTCGCCTCGTCGATCGGCCGCTGCACGCTGCCGTCGGCGTTGAGCCGCTCGGCGATCCCGAAGACCCGGTCCCGGGTGATCAGCGGCTCGGGCCGCTTCGAGAGGAGGTTGTACATGTCCGGGATCTTGAGGCGCGCCAGCTCGAGCACGTCCCGGAAGTTCTCGGTCGTGAACAGGGC
The sequence above is a segment of the Methylobacterium nodulans ORS 2060 genome. Coding sequences within it:
- a CDS encoding hydantoinase/oxoprolinase family protein, coding for MGYRVGVDIGGSFTDFALFDEATQSLRTLKVFSRPDEPGAEVMEGVHLVGERYGIAPSDISYFTHGTTVGINTVIQRKGLRLALFTTENFRDVLELARLKIPDMYNLLSKRPEPLITRDRVFGIAERLNADGSVQRPIDEASVGEAVAAARAAGAEGIVVAFLHAYRNPVHEQAAKAVIARLAPDVPVFLSSETWPIVREYERTITAVIGAYVQPRVAHYLGSLQAALKTAGVDAEPRLTKSNGGVMTAEQGKSECVQMILSGTASGVIGAAYVAETCGVKHCMSLDIGGTSADVAVIIDGQPQYGIGELIGDFQIYIQSVSVSSIGEGGGSIAWIDAQGVLKVGPESAGSRPGPACYGRGGTRPTITDAFAALGLVGLAEIGYSAVTIDREKARAAVATLATPLGRTIEETAEAIIRIAVSGMYTDTSALVSRFGIDPRDFSCLAFGGAGPMMACFLARELNMRDVLVPPTPGVLSALGGLIADIKSDFIKTLYTDLVPDLGGTIRAEFADLEAQAVSWLRDDQGYAGDYTLSHSAELRYKGQSFELDTKIPAGPASAGDVAAIAEAFHAEHQRVYGHCDRRAAVQIMALRLIISGGTAKPGFLRQPLVEGVATPLRHAEVWLDGAMRSVGVFHRADLKPGQSFAGPAVVTQDDCTTVVPPGMAVRVDEYTNLRIAQEAAR